The Dehalococcoidales bacterium DNA segment GGAGCAACTTTTGTTGAACGAACGTTCGAAAGAACGTGGCATCTTTTCCAGAGACGGATTGGCATGATCGATTTCCAGACGCCCTTACAACCGGAATTAATTACACAGAGTAAGAATAAAAGAATGACAAACGTGAAAAATAAGACGGGACGAAACGACTGGACGATGACGGACGGTCTAAGCCGGGAAGACCAGGTTCTTCTTCATTGCGCCCGGATTAATGGGTCTCCTGAGCGGCATGAAGCCTTAAAAGTCCTGCTGTCCAGAGAACCTGACTGGGAATTGCTACTGGAAAAAGCAACCTTTCACCGGCTGTCATGCCTGCTCTCCCATCATCTCAGAAGCGCAGAATTGACGGCATTTGTTCCACAGCCTGTGCTCAAAAAATTGCAGAGCATATACTACACGAGTTTAACCAGAAACGTGCTTCTTCAAGATGAACTTTCCAGATTGCTGGCTGCCCTTAACCGGGAGGGCATACCCGTCATCGTACTTAAAGGAGCAGCTCTACTGGGTATCGTTTACCAGGATATTAGCTTGAGACCGATGAGTGACCTCGATATCCTGGTTCCGGTTGAGCATCTTGACCGTGTCGAGGCAGTTGTTTCGCAGCACGGCTATGAGCATATATATAGTCGCCACTCTCAAGAGGTGGCCAGGGAAAAGATGCATCAATTACCGTGTATGATGAATCGCGAGAAGCACATTTTTCTGGAGATACATCAGCATATCGTTGATTCTGACTCCCCTTATCATTTCGACTTGCATCACTTCTGGAACAGAGCTCAGCGCATAACAATATTGGAAACCGATTCCCTGACTTTCGCACCCGAAGATTTGCTCATACACCTGGGTATCCATTTCATATTTGACCGTCATTACAGCAGCGTGTCCGCTATCGGGCAACTCTGCGACATTTCCGAGGTTATCCTGCATTTTGGTGACTCACTGGATTGGGATATGGTAGAAGCCCTCGCTGAGGAATTCGGGGTCGGAGCAGCGTTGCATATCGTATTCTACGCCTGCGAGCATCTCTTGGGCACGGAAGTGCCGGAGAGCGTATTATCCCGTCTTCAGCCTTCATGGTTTAGTTCGGTTATTGCGGCACTATTCATTCAAAAGCGGGTATTGAGCACCAGGGATTGGGTGCCTCTTTACTTTGTGGATCCAAGAGATCAGTATAGCCAACATGCAGCAATATTGGCTATTTTCAATAAGATATTTCATATTCCGGCGAGGATTTTTCAAGAGCGCGAACATCGAAAACACAGAATCTCTTACTATCTCCGATTAGTGAGGAATTTGTCTCCGGCAAAAGCCCAAAATTTAAAGCAGGACATGCTTCTGGACCGCTGGCTCCACGATATCTGTAATTCCACAAATAGAACGGCTCCTCATCATTCTAACCATTAACCATTGATGGTACAAGAATGTTATCCGGCGCCATATTGAAGGCAATGCTGCATGGTCAATCTTTGAATTTGCGGGAATCCAGTACTCTCTGAACAAAACTTAACATGGTTAACTTCGGTCGTTTGTAACGTTTGACTGACCGCCTGGCATATCGATAGCTTAGCACCCCGGCTAACGCTACTACTAATATTGTTGGAGGTACAGCAAAGATCACCGGGAGATTACCCGATTTCCCTAAGCCTATGAAGGGTATAACGAAGGCCGGATTCTCTCCATTGCCAATTATAGTGACAACGGCCGGCTCTGAAGTCGCTTCGCCGTCACTGGCAGTGAAAGTAAAGCTATCCGAGCCCTGGAAATCACGGTTGGGAATGTATGTGACAAAGGGTAGACTGCCCGATAGTGTGCCATTGGATGGGCCGTTCGTGATGGCATAAGTCAGAGAATCACCGTCGGAGTCAAAAGCGTTCAGGATGATGTCTGTAGGAGTGTTCCCAGTAATGGTGACGTTCTGATCATTTGCAGAAGGTAGCCTGTTACTCCGGTTCACGGTGATAATAACCGTAGCCGTATTCGAGGTCGATTTGCCATCGCTGGCAGTGAAGGTGAACATGTCCGAGCCAGTGAAGGCAGGGTTAGGGTTGTAGGTGACAGACGGTAAAGCACCCGACAGGATGCCGAAAGACGGACTGTTAACGATGGCATATGTCAGAGCATCATCGTCCGGATCGGAAGCACTGACGACGATATAGAGCGTAGTATCAGAACCGGTAACCAGGTCATGGTTAAACGCAACAGGCAAACCATTAACCTGGCGTACCGTGATGCTGACATTAGCCGTATTCGAAGTCGACTTGCCGTCGCTTGCAGTGAACGTGAAGTTATCTGAACCGGTAAAAGCAGCATCAGGAGTGTAGGTAACAAGGGAGAGAGTGGGTCCTGATAGGGTGCCGTGAGTGGGCATAGTAACCAGATTGTAGACCAGAGTATCCCCATCGGCGTCAGAAGCGCCGAGAACGATGTCGACCGGCTTATTCAAATCCGTGACCGCGCTCTGGTTGATTGCGATGGGAGGTTTGTTTACGCTGTTTACGGTGATGGAAACGGTAGCCGTATTGGAAGTAGTTTGACCGTCACTGGTAATATAGGTAAAGTTATCGGAGCCAGTGAAGGCAGGGTCTGGTGTATAGGTGAGAACGGGTGGTGTGTCTGACAATGTACCTTTAAATGGGCTAGAAACGATGGCATAGGTCAGAGTATCCCCGTTCGGGTCAGAGGCTGTTAGAGTAAAGCTCACCGGCGTATTCTCATCCGTTCCTACTATCTGATCGTCAGCCACAGGCTTTGAGTTAAGCGGTACACCCCCCCCCCCCCCGCCACTTCCGCCTGATGATGGTGGTGTAGGTGGCACGGGAAGGGGAGGCGAACTA contains these protein-coding regions:
- a CDS encoding nucleotidyltransferase family protein, with translation MIDFQTPLQPELITQSKNKRMTNVKNKTGRNDWTMTDGLSREDQVLLHCARINGSPERHEALKVLLSREPDWELLLEKATFHRLSCLLSHHLRSAELTAFVPQPVLKKLQSIYYTSLTRNVLLQDELSRLLAALNREGIPVIVLKGAALLGIVYQDISLRPMSDLDILVPVEHLDRVEAVVSQHGYEHIYSRHSQEVAREKMHQLPCMMNREKHIFLEIHQHIVDSDSPYHFDLHHFWNRAQRITILETDSLTFAPEDLLIHLGIHFIFDRHYSSVSAIGQLCDISEVILHFGDSLDWDMVEALAEEFGVGAALHIVFYACEHLLGTEVPESVLSRLQPSWFSSVIAALFIQKRVLSTRDWVPLYFVDPRDQYSQHAAILAIFNKIFHIPARIFQEREHRKHRISYYLRLVRNLSPAKAQNLKQDMLLDRWLHDICNSTNRTAPHHSNH